The window TCTGGCAAGTCatttggcctctctgagcctcaggaagGCTGTAAAGTGGGGAGAATTATGAACCCTGCAAATGAGGTTCGAAGCACTTAACCTAGTTGCTGGGTTCAATAGTTGGCAGTTATTCTTGTTATCATTCCTTGTgttattttttggtgttttccACATAGCCCTCGGGCAAGGCTAGTCAGGACTGCCCAGCTCCCCTTTTCAGGTGAGGACTTGCATCCCAGGGGGCCTGAGGCTGCAGGGGCTCAGTGCCCTTCTCTGTCTGTTCTTGCTCATCCTCAGGGGGTCTCAACCCCCTCAGGTGGGACCACAGGAGACAGGATGATGGGACCTCCTACCAGAGACACTTCCAGGCCCTGCCGAGCGCACCGGCCTTGATGTGTAAGAGGGTAAATCGAGGTGGGGCTGGTGCTGTGGGGGACGGCAGCGATAGGGTCTGGGTGGGGTTGTCCTTCCCACCTCTGTCCGCCCACAGGCCTTCTCCAGCGTGGAACTGGGAGACTTCAAGATTGGCCATGGGCCCATGTGTTCAGAGCAGAAGCAAGCCTACAGGCCCCAGGGTCTGCCCCCAGACAGGTACAAAGGGACGGTGGCCTTCCACCAGGGTGACAGGCTTTCAGCGACTCGTGGAGCGTGCCACCCAAGGCTCTGGAGCCAATACTGTGCCTTTGAAGCCTCCATCACCTACAAGCAAGGCTCTCCCACCATTAGCACCCCACAGCTTGGCCtttgggaagcctgcctctctcccatTTCCTGGGAGTTGCAAGGGCCCGGATCAGACGAATCCCCCCTGATCTGCAGGTATGACAAGGCCCAGGCCGCAGCCCACATCCACTATGTGAATATTCGTCCTGGAGATGGCCTGTTCCATGACAGGACCACCAAAGCTGATCATTTCTATGCCCCAGAGCCAGGTGAGTCTACTGccggccctgcccacccctcccccctcccccaagcccccccccccaacttcccACAGGGGCCTCCCGGGTCTGCTCAACCTCTGCTCTGCCAGGGGCAGAGCCTTTTGTCCTTCACCATGACCAGACTCCAGCATCGCACATCCTGGAAGGAAACTGGTGCCCTGGTCCAGGCAGCCTCACCACCTCCATGCATTTCTTCCATGGTCAGGTCAGCCGGAAGGGGGAGACCTTCCCCCGGGGCTCATCAGGGAAAGGGTTTCCCAGGCAGTACCTAGAGCAAGTGCAAAGTCCTTGAGGTGGGAGCGAGTGTGACGTGTGGGGGATCTCCTGGGTCTATCTGCGGTATCGAGGGTTAAGTCCCTTAACCACTGGGAGCCTCGGTGGCTCTGTCTGCAAAATGAGATACAGTGCCTACTCCCAGCACCAGCAACGTGGGCCTAGAGAGGGTGTGAGCTCTCCGAGGTCGTAGAGCGCTCGCCTCTCGTCCCCACCCGGGTTTTGGGAGATCCCGGACACGGGAGCTTCCCAGAGGCCATGTGGTCTTACAGCCACCGCCCGTGACCGAACCACCCAGCCGCCACGTGCCTTACGAGAAATGGAAGAGTCACGTGCGTCTAGGGGACTCCTCGCTGCTCGAACAGTTCTTCCAGACCTCCACGGGCACGGACTATTGCCCCCGTGGGATGCCAGAGAAGCCGCAGAAAGCGCCCAGTCTCCACTTGCTGCGTAGCAACCTGCCCCGGGGCACCGACGGTGAGCaggttggggggaaggggcagggctccCTTCCCCGCCTCAGCTCTAACCCCGCCCCGGCCAGTTTCGCCCCGCCCACTGCCCGATTCTGGCTCCGCCTCCTGAAGAGCGAGATCCCACCCCAGTGACCGAGATCCCAACTCTGACCCTGGACAACCCGCCCCTTCGTGGACTTgactccccaccaccaccaccgtctcCGCCACGGCACTGCCCCCTGCATGGCCGTAGGCCCGCCCCTCTCCATATCTGCCCTCTCCCGACTCTAACCCCTGCTCCTCTGTCAGACTCTGGCTCCGCCCCCTCACCGACTAGCccgccctgcctgccccctcaCTAGTCTGCGCTTGCCACGCCCCTGGCTCCTCCCTCCGCCCCGCCTCCTAATCCATCTTCGCTCCAACTTCAGCGAGGGCGAGGGCTTCGCCCTGAAGTCCTACTCCATCCTTAATCTCGCACGTTCCTGCCCAGGGACCATgcctctcctccctcagcccctcagcTCGActacccccaccccaaatctccagaaacagattttttaacCATGAACCAGAAGATGCTGAAGCCTCATAGAACAGCTCCGGCCTCCGTGACTGAGGACATGCTACAGCGGGTGAGGGACGGGGAAGGGTACCTCCCTGACGAGGTAACCCCCAAAATCAGTGTAGCTTTATCTCAGGATGATAATGTCGTCACCTCAGGCCCAGAATTAGTATCAAGTCCTTTCAGGGTCTCTCTAGGGTGACCCCAGGCACAGGGTCATCTTAATGTCACCCCAGCCTCAAGGTCATCCCTAGCTCACCTCCAGGGTAGTTAGTGTCAGGGTCAGCTCAATGACACCTTTATATCACCAGCCACAGTTATACCCCCAGCTGAGGGTTAGCTCACAGTTGCCTGGGTCACCACAGTCCTGGGGTCATTCCAGGGGTCACCGgtttctctccagctcctgggtCAGCCCAAGCTGGGATACCTTTTGCCCACCTCCTCAGAGCCCAGTCATCAGCCTTTGCTGCTCCCAGGTCGTATGGGGGCCATGGGGTGGGCCAGGTAGGTCCGCCAGCCTCCAGGCTGTCCTGCCACGCTGACCACCCTGCCTCCACAGTGTAAGTACGGCCACATTGAGCCCCCGCTGGGTGGACAGCGCTTCTTCTCAACCCAATACGAGCATGAGTTTCCCTCCAAGTACCAGGGCCCAGCAGTGCTGAGATTGGTCAATCTGGAGGACAGCCATGTGCCTCTGGGCTCCCCTCGCCAgtggggctgtggggctgggaaGGTAGACCCTtgggccccccaggcccccacctACCCATGCCCTAGCCAGCAATAAACAGTGTCTTGGCAgcatcccaccccaccctccatcaGTCAGCCATGAAAGAGGATGCTTCGTGGGTTGGGGACGGTACAGGAGAGAGTGACTCCATCAAATAACCCTGAACAGACACTTCCACGGGCCCTGAAGATCGCCCCACTCTGGGCAAGGAGGCCATCCCAGCTTGTGCAAAGGCTTGGCTGTTGGACTCAGTGTAAGGTGTTCAGGTGCACCAACAACTCTGAATGATGTGAAGAGAGGAGTCATAGCTTTGAACAGGGCAGTGTGGTGAAGGGCTGAGAACACAGATTCCTAGGGCTGAATGGACAGAGTCCAAATCTTAATTCCTCTGTCCTGGATAGTAGTCTTGGGCAAGGCACttaacccctctgggcctcatctgtttgctcatctgtaaagtggagatgaaTGGTAGCTCTCTCATTAGAATGTTATAAATGAGAAATGTACACACTTCAGTGTGTGTGGCTGGGGGtcaaggagggagagagcacttCCCTTCTGAGCATGAAGGtatggaggaaagaggaagatgaGGGTACGGGAAGGAGCTTTCAATCAttgagagagggggtggggttCAGAGGGGGGAgactgagggggtggagaggctGAGAGTGACCCAGCAATTTCCTCCATTGTGGGTGAAAGCTGGAAGCTAACGGTGTGCTGGCTGGCTGGGCAACTGGTCAGAGCTGGGTCCAGGGACAAATCAACAAAAGCCATCATGATATGATCAAGTCCAAGGGAGTAGGTGTGCAGCCAGGGACGAAATGAAAAGTGTGGAAAGGAGGAGGATGGGGTGGAGCTCCATCACTGATGGGGCTTGACAAGCATGTCAACAAATGGTACCTTGGACAGCGCCCCCATCTTGAAGGTCTGGGTGTGGTGAGATTGGCTCTGTCCCCGATGAAATGGACCTCAGTGGCCATGCCCAGGGCCTGCTTCTGTCGGCTGTTGGGAATCTGGTTTCAGGGAATGAACATGGCTCCCTGACTCTATCCCTGACTCTGTAATCAGACCTTCAAAGACCAAGGCCTCTTGAGCCACCAAAAGCCAAACTCAAGCCAGGCCAGGAGCCCTTTCCCCATGGGCAGCAATTCTGTGAGGCCAGGTTGTCATTTCCTAGCTCACCTCCAGGGTAGTTAGTGTCAGGGTCAGCTCAATGACACCTTTATATCACCAGCCACAGTTGGTGTGGAGCTAGGTTGTCACAGGAAGAACAGGAGTCCAGCTTTGGGTCCCACAGAATAAGATGGCCCTTTTGGCTGCTCTCCTATTATCTATGCAAGGGTCTGCTAGCTGCAAAACACCTCTTCTGTTTGCTTCTGCTAAAGATCTACATGACACACTTCTGAATTACCTCATGATGACTCAGGATTTCTCAATCCcagtactattgacattttggatggGATCATTCTTTATTGTCAGAGGCCCTCCTGTGCACTGTAAGATGTTTAGCATCATCCCTGACCTCTAATCACCATATGCCAATAGCATCCTCCCATTACCCCagccagttgtgacaaccaaaaatatctccaggcattgccaaatgtcccctgggcgggggtggggtgggggggggagttgccctgcttgagaaccactgcaataAACCCACCCTGCAGTGATCCCCAGGACAAAATCAGACTCTCCTGGTGAAGCTGGTCTGTTTGTTGATCGGACTACTCTTAACTAAAAGGCTTTTCCTTTTTGCCTTGcctgccaggaagctcagaaagCTTACTTTGGTATTCATTTCCATGTAGCTCTGGTTGCAGGAAAATGTGTGCTCCTGCCTGGTTCTAGGAATGGTTTAAAGCAACCCAGACACCAGATGAAAAATAATAGGTAGGAGTTCCAAGGAGGCAGATTTCTGCACAAATTGAAAGATTTCTAACAGTGCAACTGACTAGCCCCGGGATGGTTGCTAGGAAAGAACAGGAGCTTtactagaaatat of the Halichoerus grypus chromosome 1, mHalGry1.hap1.1, whole genome shotgun sequence genome contains:
- the SAXO5 gene encoding stabilizer of axonemal microtubules 5, which produces MATPPWRRRDVGAQRQGAGARREAAPSGNALRRRGRDPLSPAGPFVYCGELPRLLLVAAACPLARGLCTQTALGARCLLPRDGWSFQVNRLPTKVAPCPPMVAVALLPCPLSGRDFLKASHFALGPDPRLHVGAMQSTSHRDFGAHPGGTRAPQRQEPPRGCLFARDTRSAGTELGSETHCAYAPPGPSPSARSETRERTLGVQASNLRVHAGPRVRTGLSTVRADFGWPEPPARASEQIRGARLIFDRDSVPPGDRAKLRIPPTTYQAFYPPHDPCPRSRAPCCHLGGLNPLRWDHRRQDDGTSYQRHFQALPSAPALMCKRAFSSVELGDFKIGHGPMCSEQKQAYRPQGLPPDRYDKAQAAAHIHYVNIRPGDGLFHDRTTKADHFYAPEPEPFVLHHDQTPASHILEGNWCPGPGSLTTSMHFFHGQPPPVTEPPSRHVPYEKWKSHVRLGDSSLLEQFFQTSTGTDYCPRGMPEKPQKAPSLHLLRSNLPRGTDETDFLTMNQKMLKPHRTAPASVTEDMLQRCKYGHIEPPLGGQRFFSTQYEHEFPSKYQGPAVLRLVNLEDSHVPLGSPRQWGCGAGKVDPWAPQAPTYPCPSQQ